The Kiritimatiellia bacterium genomic sequence ATCTTGAAATAGAGGGAGAAAAGACATGCAAGGTTCTCCTGAAGGATATCCAACAGGATAGGATCAAGGATCATCTCCTGCATGTTGATTTCCTTGAGATTTCAATGACCCGCAAACTGCGCGTCTCGGTCCCGGTTACGCTTGCCGGGGAGCCGGTCGGCGTTACCCAGCAAGGCGGTGTTATGGAACACCTGCTGCGTTCGGTGGAGATAGAATGTCTGCCGGGCGACATTGTGAAAGAATTTGTCCTGGACGTCAGCGGTCTTGCCATCGGCGACACTCTTTCCGTGCGCGATATCAAGGCCGACCCTAAAATAACCATCCTGACTATGTCCGATATAGCCGTGGTTTCCGTGCAGCTACCGCACTTTGAAGAAGAGGCGAAGCCGGCCGAGGAGGCCGCGGAAGGCGCGGTGGAGGGGGCGGCGCCCGCCGAAGGCGAAGCCGCCGCGGCGGCGGAACCCGGAAAGGAAGCCGGCAAGGAAGGGAAGGAAAAAGAAGGCGCCGCGCCGGAAAAGGGCAAGGAAGCCAAAGAAAAGGGCAAAGAATCCAAAGGGAAAGAGTCCAAGGAAAAAACAAAATAGTTTCCTGGCATAATGAAGTGAATTTTTCTGTTGAACAGTGAAAAAAATAATTGTCGGTTTGGGAAATCCGGGTAGAAATTACATGCATACGCCTCACAACATAGGCTTTGCCGTTATTGACGAGTTGGCCGGCCGGTTTGGCTTGAAGCTCCGGCGCAGTTTCCGTTTCCGCGCTGTCCTGGCCGAGGGAAGCATAGAGGGCATTCCGGTGGCGCTGGCGAAGCCTTCCGCTTTCATGAATATGAGCGGAACGGTTTTGGCCGCGCTTATCCGCCGCAAGGGATTTTCAGCGCAAAATCTCATGGTTATCACCGATGACGCCGATTTGCCGGAAGGGCAGTTGCGCATTCGGGCAAGGGGCGGCAGCGGGGGACACAAGGGCTTGCAATCAATCATCCAGAATCTCGGGCATGACCGCTTCGTCAGGCTGCGGCTGGGGATTGGCCGCGCCAACAGCAACCTTGACCTTGCGGCGCATGTCCTGTCGCCTTTTCCGCCGGCAGTCAGGGAGAAAATGAAAAAAACGACCGGCCGTGCCGCGGACGCCGCTCTCTGCTGGCTGAAAGACGGCCTGGAAAAGGCCATGAACATGTTTAACAAACCTACCGGGGAGGATATTCTTTGAAAAAATACGAAGCATTGTTTGTTTTTTCCAACGCCATGTCCGACGAACAGTTGGAAGCCAAAATAGAAAAAGCCGGTTCTGAAATTGCCAAGCAGGGCGGCACGGTGCAGGCGGCAACCAGAATGGGGCGGATTACCTTCGCCCGCCCGCTGGCGAAAAAGGAAGCCGGCCTTTACGTGCAGATGGTGTTTCTCATGGAACCGTCGGCTATAAACGCTCTGCACGAACGTTACCGGCATGATGAAGACTTGCTGCGTCTTCAGATTGTTGTTGCGAAGCCGCCGGCCGAAGAAAGCAGTCCGGCCGCCGCCGACCAGGCAAATCCGGATTCCGGGGCGAAACGCTCCCGGGTTGCCCATTCTTCCACCGGCGCGAAATTAGCAAAGGAAGAGGGTAAATCTTAAAAACCGCCGCGGACGGACATAATCCGAGCCCGGCATCCCATGGCAAATACGCCATGGCGTTGCGCGGTTTTGCCGCGGCTTCCGGGTAATAACGCATAATTATTGGAGGGGAACTGGCTATGGCAAACATGAACCGGGTTTTTCTGGCGGGCAATTTAACGCGTGATCCCGAAATACGCTACACCCAGGCCGGCAAGGCGATTGCCGATTTAACCCTGGCGGTTAACCGCCGGTACAAAACGTCTTCCGGGGAAGCCAAGGAAGATGTCTGTTTTGTCAACGTGGTTGCCTGGGAACGCCAGGCCGAACTGGCCGGGGAATACCTGCGGAAAGGCTCATCCGTGCTCATTGAAGGCGCTTTGCGCCTTGACCAATGGGAAACCAACGGCGAGAAGCGCAGCCGCTTGCGGGTTGTGGCCGACCGCATTCAATTTCTGGACCGGCTGAAAAGATCAGAAGTCGGCGACGCGCCCGAAAACAGCGCGGCTCATGAACCGGCCGCTCCCGCCGGGGAGTCCGAGCCTCTGCCGCCGTCCGGTGAAAAAGCCGACGCCGATAATCTTCCGTTTTAAGTCCGACGCTCTTGATTATTAAGGAAAAAACACATGAGAAAAAAAACGAACCGCTCCAAAAATAAAAACCAGCGCGAAAGCCTTCCTTTTTTTACCGAGGAAAAGCGCAGCCGTTTCCTGCAGGGCATTCCCCACGTAGACTTCAAGGACAGCGAGCTTCTTAAAAAATTCACCACCGAACAGGGAAAAATCCTGCCGCGCCGCATTTGCGGAACGTCCTGCACCCAGCAGCGGCAGATTAAACGCGCCATCCGCCAGGCGCGCACGGTCGGGTTAATGCGCTGAAAAACAGCGAGAAGCGCCAATCGCCCGGAACAGCCGGCGGCCACGCGGAAAACGGGAAAAAAATGTCCGCTGAATATTGTTTACTTGAAAGGATAAATTTGATGACGAAAGAACTGATCCTGATGGCTGATATTGAAGGCCTTGGTTTGGAAGGCGAAACCGTCAAGGTGTCCGATGGTTACGCCCGCAACTATCTCATTCCGCGCAAGCTGGCCGTTCCGATTACCAGCGCGGCTTTGAAACGGCTGGAAAAGAACAAGGCGGACCGCGAGGCGCGCCATCTCAAAGAGCTTGAATCCGCGGAGGCGCTGGCTGCGGAACTGGGAAAGATTTCGTGTACCATTACCGCCAAAATCGGCGAAAACGACAAGCTTTTCGGATCCGTCACTTCCGCCGATATTATTGCCTCGCTGAAGCAGCAGGGGATTGAGCTGGATAAGCGTAAAGTTCAAATGGCCGAACCGATCCGCGAACTCGGCGTATTCCAGGTCAAGATCAAATTGCACCCGCAGGTTGAAGCCGTTCTCAAGGTCTGGGTGGTCGGAGAATAACGGCTTTATGCCCATGGAACCCGTGACGCACAATGAAAAGCCGCCGCCGGAACGCGGCGACCGCCGCGGCCGGCCCATTTTCAACGAAGAGGCGGAAATGGGCGTGCTGGGGTCAATCCTGCTGGATGCCGCAAAAGTGCTGGATTTCTGCGTTGAAAAACAGATTGACCCCGAGTCTTTTTATCTGCGGCATCATCAGCACATTTATGCAACCATGCGGGAGATGAGCCGCGACCTGCGGCCGATTGATGTGCTGACGCTTTCGGAGAGGCTGCAAGCCAGAGGCATCCTGGAGAATGTCGGCGGATTGTCCTACCTTAATCGCCTGCTGGACGCCACCCCGACCGCCGCCCACGCCGAATATTATGTGGACCTTGTCCGGCAGCAGCACCTGCTCAGAAGAATCGTTGACTGCGCCCGTAATTCGGAAAGCGAGTGTTACACCTCCCAGGAAAACGCCGATGCCATTCTTGCAAAAGTTGAACAGGATTTCTTTAATATTTCCGAAGAGCGTCACGCCGCCATGGTGCCGTGGGCGCAGGCCGTCAAGGAAACCATGGTTACGGTTGAAAACATTCTGAACTCCAAAAAGGGGATCAGCGGCATTCCGACCGGTTATCGCGACCTGGATGAAAAACTGCTCGGCCTGCACCGGGAAGACATGATCATCATTGCCGCCCGGCCTTCCATGGGAAAGACCTCGCTCGCCATGAATATTGCCGAAAACGTGGCGCTGGGCAAAAGCGACAATCAGCCGCATCCCGTGGGAATATTCAGTCTGGAAATGTCGCGCGAATCGCTGATTCTCCGGTTGTTGAGCAGTCACGCCCGCATTTCCGTCCACGATATCGCCCGCGGTTTTTTAACCGATAAGAAACACCGTCTGCTGGCTTCGGCCGCCGATATCTTTTCCAAGGCGCCGATTTTTCTGGACGACACCGGCGGTCTTGATATCCTTGAGTTGCGCGCCCGGGCGCGCCGCATGAAAAAAAAATACGGCATAGAGCTCTTCATCGTGGATTATCTTCAATTGCTTCATTGCCGGGAACGCAGCCGCGAGGGCCGCCAGAATGAAATTTCCACAATTTCGGGCGCGTTGAAAAACATGGCCAAGGAGCTCAAGGTGCCGGTGTTGGTGATCAGCCAGCTCAACCGCGCGCCCGAAGCGCGCGACCGCGAAGGCCGTCCCCGGCTGGCCGATTTGCGCGATTCCGGTTCAATAGAACAGGACGCGGACGTGGTCTGTCTCTTGCGGCTTCCTTCCAAGTACAAGGATGAAACCGATGATAAAAGCGCGGCCTCCTCCTATGATGAGACCGAAGACGCAAAAATTGACATTGCCAAGCAGCGCAACGGCCCGACCGGCGAAGTCAATCTTGTTTTTTTAAAACAAATCATGCGTTTTGAATCCGTCGCGCCGGCTTTGGCCGGCGAAGCCCCGGACCAGTCCGCGGCAGAAAACGAAACATGAATCTTCGCCCGTTTTTAATCTTCTTGCCGCTGGTTTTGCTTCCGCTGGCCGCCCCGGCGGTTGTCATCAGCAATGTTGAAGTGGTGGCGCAGGGCATTAAGGTTGTGGACCGGGATTTTATCCTGGCCCATATCTCCGCCCGCGCCGGAGGCGAAGCAAACCAGATTGCGATTGCCCGCGACGTCAAGACCCTGATGGCGACCGGGCGTTTCTCATTTATTGACACCAAGCTCAAGGAAACCGCCGCCGGGCAGGGCTGTATCCTGACCTATATCGTTGCGCTTAAACCCAAGCTTGAAAAGCCGCTTGCGGTTGCCGGCGCGCGGGAGATGGGCGAGAAAAAGGTCCGCAAATGGTTCGGACTGGAAATCGGCGATTATGTGGATGACGCCGTGTTGAACATTCATAAAAACAAGGTTCTGGATGAATACCGGAAAAGATATTACAGCGACGCTAAAATCAGCTGGCAGATTAATGTGAATGAAAACACCGGGTTTGCCGCAGTCCGGGTGACCGTGGACGAAGGCCGGCGCGCCAGTCTGCGCAAGGTGGAGTTTGAGGGCAATACTTACGTTCCGCCGAACCGCTGGGAAAGATTAGCCGCCGCTTTCAAGCACGAGAAAGCGGTCTCCGACAAATCGGTTCCGCCGGAGGACCTTCTGGCCGCGGTGCGGCCGCATCTCTGGCATATTTTTTCATTCATTACCAAGCGCGGCGTCTATAATCCCGACGATCTGGAAGCGGACCGCCTGGCGCTCCGCGCGCTTTATCAGAACCGCGGTTATCTGGATGCGCGCATCGGCGACCCCGAGGTGAGTTTTTATGCCCCGCACAAGCTGAAGGCCGTCTTTTCCATCAGCGAGGGCGCTCAATACCACATCGGCAATCTTTCCATCCGCGGCGCGGTTTTGTTTCCCGAGTCAAATTTATGGGATGTGGTGACCCTGCGGAGCGGCGATATCGCCGCTCTGGACGCCATCAACCGCTCCGCCGAGGCGCTGGCCGGCTATTATCAAAGCCGCGGTTACCTCCGCACGTCCGTCCGGCCGCAGATCAATCCCCGTCTCAAGGACCCGGTCGTTGACATCCAGTTTGACATTTCCGAGGGCAGTCTGATCAATATCCGTTACCTTGACATCCGCGGCAACACGCGCACCAAGGATATCGTCATCCGCCGCGAGCTGCTCGCCCTTCCGGGAGAAGTCTACGACCAGGCCAAGGTCAAGCGCGGCGAGCGCATCCTGAAGAACCTCGGTTTCTTTTCAAAGGTAAGCAGTTATCCGCGCGAGACCATTGATCCGACCCGGGACGACCTGGTCTATGAGGTTGAAGAAGGCCGCACCGGCCAGTTTTCCATAGGCGCCGGCTACTCAAGCATTGATGAGTTAATGGGATTCGCCGAAATATCGCAGGGCAATTTTGACCTGTTCAACTGGCCCTACTTCACCGGCGACGGGCAGAAACTGCGTTTGCGCACCCAGTTCGGAAGACAGCGCGAGGATTACGAGCTTTCCTTCGTGGAACCGTGGTTCCTGGGGCGCAAGCTGTCGCTGGGCGTGGATTTTTACGACACCAAGCTCAACAACCTCAGCGATTATTACAGCCAGCAAACCTTCGGCTCGGCGGTTACCCTCGGCAAACCGCTCAATTGGCCATTCTTCCAAAGGGTCAACCTGCGCTACAGCCTGGAAAACATCACCATCTTTGACGTGGCCACCAATGCCACGGAAATGATCCGCAAGGAAGAGGGCGGCCGCAACGTCAGCACTTTGAAGCCAACCCTTATCCACGACACGCGCGACAACGTCTTTATCCCGACCCGCGGCAACAAGACCGCTATTGGCGCCAGGCTGGCCGGCGGGCCGCTCGGCTTTGACACGGATATCTACGGATTTGAAGCCGAAACCACTTCTTACTGGCCGACGATTTTTGACCATGTCTTCAGCCTGCGGGTCTGGGCGGCCGTGGTCCAGGAATACGGCCGCACCGACGACGTGCCTTTGTTTGACCGCTTCCTGCTCGGCGGCGCGCGGAATTTACGCGGGTTCAAATACCGTTATGTCGGCCCGTACCAGAACGGCGAACCGGTCGGCGGCAAAACCGCCGCGCTCGGGTCGCTGGAATACACCATTCCCGTCGTTCCCAACCTGATCCGTTTCGCCGGATTTTACGACATCGGCAACGTCTGGCTTGACGCTTATGATTTTGATGTGTTAAACTACTGCTCAGATATCGGAATAGGCGTGCGCATTGATGTGCCCGGATTTCCGATCCGGCTGGATTACGCCTGGCCGCTGGAAATCAGCGGCGATGTGGAACGGACTTCGGCGCGGTTTAATTTCTGGCTGGGATACGGTTTTTAAAAAACGCGGAGAGGAGTAAAGAATGAAGATAACGATAAGGGAAAGTTTGCTGGCGGCGGCGCTCGCGGCCTTTGTCTGCACGGCGCATGCCGAGCAGAAAATCGCGTTCGTTGACATGGAAAAAGCGTTTGATGGATACCATAAAACCAAAACCGCCAACGCCCAGTTCAAGGCGCGCGGCGCGGATATTGACGCCAAGCGCAAGGATTTTCTCGCCCGGGTCAAGGAATTGAAAACGGAGTTTGACGCGCTCAATGCCGAATGCCGCGACAAGTCGCTCAATGATAAAACGCGCGAAAAGAAAAGAGAGGAAGCCGAAGACAAGCTGGGCGAACTGAGGGAGTCCGAGGCAAAACTGATGGATTTTGACAAGCTTTACAAGAAGGAAATCACCGACCAGATGCGCCAGATGCAGTCGCGGATCGTCGGCGAAATTCGCGGCGTCATACAGGCTTACGCGGCCGAGCATAAAATTGATATTGTCCTGGACAGCTCCGGAAAAACGCTGAACAACGTGGAGGCCGTCATGTACTTTAATTCTTCCCTGGATATTACCGCGCCGATCATGGCCATTATGAATAAAAATGCGCCGGAGACCGGCCGAACGGAAGAACCGGCGAAAACGGAAGTCGGAGAAAAAAGCGAAACCAGGTGAAAAAATCATTGTCAGTCGCCGAAATCGCCAGCCGGCTCGGAGGCCGGGTTGAGGGCAATTCCGAAGCAGTCATCCGCGGCCTGGCCGGGATCCGCGAAGCGGGCGCGGGCGATTTAGCGTTTATCGCCAATTCGCGCTATGTCGCCGCCGCGGCGGCGACCAAGGCCACGGCCGTGATCGTGGCTGAAGACTGGGGACGGCCCTGTTCGGCCACTCTGATCCGCGTCAAATCGCCGGACAAGGCCTTTGCCGAAGCGGCCCGGTGGTTTGCGCCGCCGCCGGTGTTTTTTAAGCCGGGCGTGCATCCCTCCGCCGTCGTTGCCGAAACTGCGCGGCTGGGGCGGGATGTGTTTGTTGGTCCCCATTGCGTCATTGAGCCGGATGTGGTCATCGGGGACCGTTGCGTTGTCTGCGCCGGATGTTATATCGGCCACGGCTCGTCCATCGGCGGGGACTGCAAGTTTTATCCGCAGGTAACCATCCGCGAGTATACAAGAATAGGGAACCGTGCCATTATTCATAACGGCACGGTCATCGGCAGCGACGGGTTCGGTTATGTCCAGGAGGGGGCGACCCGCAAGAAAAGACCGCAAATCGGCATTGTGGTCATCGGCGACGACGTGGAAATCGGGGCAAATGTTACGATTGACCGCGCGCGTTTCGGCCAGACCCGCATCGGCAACGGCGTCAAGATGGATAACCTGATCCAGGTGGCGCACAATGTAACCATCGGTGACAACTGCGTTATCGTCGCCCAGGTCGGCATTTCGGGCAGTTCTTCGATAGGCGCGCGGACGATTCTCGCCGGCCAGGTCGGGGTGGTCGGCCATCTTGAGATCGGGAGCGATGTGATTGTGGGCGCCCAGGCCGGCGTCACCAAGGATGTCCCTCCCAACACTTTCGTGCTCGGCTCTCCGGCCATTCCCCATAACAGGTTTTCCGCCTCGCACGCCCATCTGATGCGTCTGCCGGAACTCAAGGAAAAAATCGCCCGGATGGAAGAGCGCCTCGCCCGGCTGGAACAACAGCTTTCCAAGAAATCCTGATAGTCTGCCGCCCCCCCCGTTCATGAATGTCCCATTCATAACCGGAAAGGCGATCGTGGAGCTAAATCAAGATGGCGAAAAAATCACGCTCCAGTTATATGCCCCTTTCGCACCGCATATTGGCGCATCGCCTGCGCCAATGGCGGCGCATGCACGGTATTCCCCTTAAAAGGTTTGCCTATGACCTTGGTTTTTCAATAACTACCGTCAATGCATGGGAACGCGGCAAACGATTCCCCGCCGGCCGGCATCTGGATTTGCTGTCGGCCTACACGGGAATTCCCATGTGCGCTTTTTTATATACCGGCCGAGACAAGTGCCCGCACGCCGAACTCATCCCGCCTGCTGTCCGCAAAAGCCGTTGACGCCGTTCCGGCATCTTGGAACCGGCGAAAAATTGCTGATTGCTTCCATGCCAGTCCTTTTTACGCCCATGCGAATTCTATGCGCTCGCGCGCCGGATAAGTTGAGGCTTCCGCATGGCCGCATTCAAAATTTAAACATAAAGTGGAAACTAAAAAGTTGCATGGGCGGCAAGAATGCTTTATTTAATAAAATCAAACCGTTTTGCGGGAAGGAAGACGGAAATGCTGTTAAACAAACTGAAAATCAACCGGGAAATGATTTCCTACCAGCACTTGCCGCTGGCGACGTGGCTGGCCATCCGCGCGCTGAAAAATTCGCGCGCGGATGGCCGCCTGAAGGCGGCGCGGATGCTTGGGGAAATGAAAAACCGGCGGTCCATGTCATTCCTGGTGGCGGCGCTGACCGACAACTGCCGGGAGGTGCGCCGCGCGGCGGCTTGGGCGCTGGGAGAAATCAGGGATCCTTTTGCCCTGCCCTGGCTTTCACATAACGCCCGGCACGACCCGCATCCGGCGGTGCGCGATGAAGCCATCAAGGCGATTGGCCGCATTGCATGTCCGGATTCCGCGGAGTTCCTGATTGATCTGATCCGCCGCCGGGAGCATGTTGAGCCTTCGGTTCGGGCGCTGGCCTGGCTGTTGTCCGCCAGTGCCCGCTGGATTTCTTCCAAAACACTCAGCGCCGTCCTGACGCTGGAAAACCAGGCGTTAGCGGGAGGGACAGAGGCGGACGACAAGTCAGCTTCATTGAAAAATGACCTGTGGTATGCGCAATTCCTGGCGGAATTTGAACTGCAACGCCGCCAGGGGAACGTGCGGGCCGGGTTTAACAGATTGAATGATGTAAATTGACATGCGTATTTGTTTCAAAAATAAAATATTGCTTCTGGGCTACGGCACGATCGGCCGCTGTTTTCTGCCGCTGCTTGCCAGGCACGCGCGCGTTGCCTTAAAAAATATTACGGTCATTGACGCAGAGGATTTGCGCGGACCGCTTCAGCCCTGGATTCAGAAAGGCGTCGTGTTTCGGCGGGAACGTCTGACGCGGCAAAACTTAATCCGCGTGCTCGGCCGGAACGTGGCGCCGGGGGGATTGATAGTGGACCTGTCCAGCAATGTTGACTGTCTTGATATCCTTCCCTGGGTTTCAAGAAATCATATTCTCTACATTAACGCCTCTCTTGAAGATTGGTTGCCCGGGGCGAAGACACGCAATCAACCGCATCCCAATAAATCATTGTATCAAAAGTATGTAAAACTTCTTGAGATGAAGTCTTTTTGGCCGAGCGGCAGCGGCAGCGCCACTGCCGTGCTCGATCATGGCGCCAACCCAGGATTGATCTCGCATTTTGTCCGGCGCGGGCTTCTGGATCTTGCCAAACGGCTGCTCAGGGAAGGGGCAATCGCCGGAGCCAGGGCGGCGAAAATTGAACGTTATGCCGCCAATAGGATGTTTGCCTCTTTGGCCATGAGCCTGGGAGTTAAAGCGGTTCATTGCAGCGAGCAGGATACGCAAACGCCCGTAAATCCGAAGAATAACGACGAATTCGTGGGAACATGGAACCCCTGGGGGCTGGCGGAGGAAGCAGTTGCGCCGGTGGAAATCGGATGGGGCACGCATGAAAAACATCTGCCGCCGCACGCCGCAATTCCCTGTTACGGACCGCAGAATCAGATTGTTCTTTCCCAGATGGGACTCAGCACCTTGGCGCGCTCATGGGTGCCCCATCGCGAATATGTGGGCATGGTTATTGTGCACGGCGAATCATTCACCATTTCAAACCTGCTGACCGTCCGCAAAAAAAACGGCGGTGTCCGCTATCGCCCCACGGTCTGTTATATCTACCTGCCGGCAAACGAAACCATGGCCTCCCTGCATGAGCTGCGCTGCCGGGGATATCAGCGCCAGTCGGAACGGCGAATCATGCGGGATGACATCCGGCGCGGAGAAGACATTATGGGCGCCCTCATAATGGGGCATGCTTATAAGTCCTGGTGGACAGGATCCATTCTGGATATCAAGGGCGCGCGCCGGCTGTTGCCCAACCAAAATGCCACCGCCATACAGGTTGGCATAGGGGTTGTGGCGGCCGTGCTCTGGATGTTGAAAAATCCTGCCGCAGGTTTGTGTTTTCCCGAAGACCTGCCTTGCGATGAAATCCTGGACATGGCGCGGCCCTATCTGGGAAAATTTGTTTCCATTCCTGTTCCCTGGACGCCACTCGTCAATTATCGCGCTTTTTCCAGGGATAATCAACCTGCCCGGCCTTATGGAAGGAATACCTGGCAGTTTGATAATTTTCTGGTCAAGCCGTGACGCGCCGTTCTTGACGCACACGCCGCCCAATGCCTCTCGGTCTCCGCATCGCATTCGCGCGGTAACGGTTGACCGGGGAATGT encodes the following:
- a CDS encoding 50S ribosomal protein L25: MIQQIESLKLSAQKRENSGSRQAQRLRKNGWLPGIVYDSAGKSAPIQTKRHEFEVLLRNQQGQNIILDLEIEGEKTCKVLLKDIQQDRIKDHLLHVDFLEISMTRKLRVSVPVTLAGEPVGVTQQGGVMEHLLRSVEIECLPGDIVKEFVLDVSGLAIGDTLSVRDIKADPKITILTMSDIAVVSVQLPHFEEEAKPAEEAAEGAVEGAAPAEGEAAAAAEPGKEAGKEGKEKEGAAPEKGKEAKEKGKESKGKESKEKTK
- the pth gene encoding aminoacyl-tRNA hydrolase, which codes for MKKIIVGLGNPGRNYMHTPHNIGFAVIDELAGRFGLKLRRSFRFRAVLAEGSIEGIPVALAKPSAFMNMSGTVLAALIRRKGFSAQNLMVITDDADLPEGQLRIRARGGSGGHKGLQSIIQNLGHDRFVRLRLGIGRANSNLDLAAHVLSPFPPAVREKMKKTTGRAADAALCWLKDGLEKAMNMFNKPTGEDIL
- the rpsF gene encoding 30S ribosomal protein S6; the encoded protein is MKKYEALFVFSNAMSDEQLEAKIEKAGSEIAKQGGTVQAATRMGRITFARPLAKKEAGLYVQMVFLMEPSAINALHERYRHDEDLLRLQIVVAKPPAEESSPAAADQANPDSGAKRSRVAHSSTGAKLAKEEGKS
- the ssb gene encoding single-stranded DNA-binding protein, with amino-acid sequence MANMNRVFLAGNLTRDPEIRYTQAGKAIADLTLAVNRRYKTSSGEAKEDVCFVNVVAWERQAELAGEYLRKGSSVLIEGALRLDQWETNGEKRSRLRVVADRIQFLDRLKRSEVGDAPENSAAHEPAAPAGESEPLPPSGEKADADNLPF
- the rpsR gene encoding 30S ribosomal protein S18, with the translated sequence MRKKTNRSKNKNQRESLPFFTEEKRSRFLQGIPHVDFKDSELLKKFTTEQGKILPRRICGTSCTQQRQIKRAIRQARTVGLMR
- the rplI gene encoding 50S ribosomal protein L9, which produces MTKELILMADIEGLGLEGETVKVSDGYARNYLIPRKLAVPITSAALKRLEKNKADREARHLKELESAEALAAELGKISCTITAKIGENDKLFGSVTSADIIASLKQQGIELDKRKVQMAEPIRELGVFQVKIKLHPQVEAVLKVWVVGE
- the dnaB gene encoding replicative DNA helicase, which codes for MPMEPVTHNEKPPPERGDRRGRPIFNEEAEMGVLGSILLDAAKVLDFCVEKQIDPESFYLRHHQHIYATMREMSRDLRPIDVLTLSERLQARGILENVGGLSYLNRLLDATPTAAHAEYYVDLVRQQHLLRRIVDCARNSESECYTSQENADAILAKVEQDFFNISEERHAAMVPWAQAVKETMVTVENILNSKKGISGIPTGYRDLDEKLLGLHREDMIIIAARPSMGKTSLAMNIAENVALGKSDNQPHPVGIFSLEMSRESLILRLLSSHARISVHDIARGFLTDKKHRLLASAADIFSKAPIFLDDTGGLDILELRARARRMKKKYGIELFIVDYLQLLHCRERSREGRQNEISTISGALKNMAKELKVPVLVISQLNRAPEARDREGRPRLADLRDSGSIEQDADVVCLLRLPSKYKDETDDKSAASSYDETEDAKIDIAKQRNGPTGEVNLVFLKQIMRFESVAPALAGEAPDQSAAENET
- the bamA gene encoding outer membrane protein assembly factor BamA, with product MNLRPFLIFLPLVLLPLAAPAVVISNVEVVAQGIKVVDRDFILAHISARAGGEANQIAIARDVKTLMATGRFSFIDTKLKETAAGQGCILTYIVALKPKLEKPLAVAGAREMGEKKVRKWFGLEIGDYVDDAVLNIHKNKVLDEYRKRYYSDAKISWQINVNENTGFAAVRVTVDEGRRASLRKVEFEGNTYVPPNRWERLAAAFKHEKAVSDKSVPPEDLLAAVRPHLWHIFSFITKRGVYNPDDLEADRLALRALYQNRGYLDARIGDPEVSFYAPHKLKAVFSISEGAQYHIGNLSIRGAVLFPESNLWDVVTLRSGDIAALDAINRSAEALAGYYQSRGYLRTSVRPQINPRLKDPVVDIQFDISEGSLINIRYLDIRGNTRTKDIVIRRELLALPGEVYDQAKVKRGERILKNLGFFSKVSSYPRETIDPTRDDLVYEVEEGRTGQFSIGAGYSSIDELMGFAEISQGNFDLFNWPYFTGDGQKLRLRTQFGRQREDYELSFVEPWFLGRKLSLGVDFYDTKLNNLSDYYSQQTFGSAVTLGKPLNWPFFQRVNLRYSLENITIFDVATNATEMIRKEEGGRNVSTLKPTLIHDTRDNVFIPTRGNKTAIGARLAGGPLGFDTDIYGFEAETTSYWPTIFDHVFSLRVWAAVVQEYGRTDDVPLFDRFLLGGARNLRGFKYRYVGPYQNGEPVGGKTAALGSLEYTIPVVPNLIRFAGFYDIGNVWLDAYDFDVLNYCSDIGIGVRIDVPGFPIRLDYAWPLEISGDVERTSARFNFWLGYGF
- a CDS encoding OmpH family outer membrane protein yields the protein MKITIRESLLAAALAAFVCTAHAEQKIAFVDMEKAFDGYHKTKTANAQFKARGADIDAKRKDFLARVKELKTEFDALNAECRDKSLNDKTREKKREEAEDKLGELRESEAKLMDFDKLYKKEITDQMRQMQSRIVGEIRGVIQAYAAEHKIDIVLDSSGKTLNNVEAVMYFNSSLDITAPIMAIMNKNAPETGRTEEPAKTEVGEKSETR
- the lpxD gene encoding UDP-3-O-(3-hydroxymyristoyl)glucosamine N-acyltransferase → MKKSLSVAEIASRLGGRVEGNSEAVIRGLAGIREAGAGDLAFIANSRYVAAAAATKATAVIVAEDWGRPCSATLIRVKSPDKAFAEAARWFAPPPVFFKPGVHPSAVVAETARLGRDVFVGPHCVIEPDVVIGDRCVVCAGCYIGHGSSIGGDCKFYPQVTIREYTRIGNRAIIHNGTVIGSDGFGYVQEGATRKKRPQIGIVVIGDDVEIGANVTIDRARFGQTRIGNGVKMDNLIQVAHNVTIGDNCVIVAQVGISGSSSIGARTILAGQVGVVGHLEIGSDVIVGAQAGVTKDVPPNTFVLGSPAIPHNRFSASHAHLMRLPELKEKIARMEERLARLEQQLSKKS
- a CDS encoding helix-turn-helix transcriptional regulator, with the protein product MAKKSRSSYMPLSHRILAHRLRQWRRMHGIPLKRFAYDLGFSITTVNAWERGKRFPAGRHLDLLSAYTGIPMCAFLYTGRDKCPHAELIPPAVRKSR
- a CDS encoding HEAT repeat domain-containing protein — protein: MLLNKLKINREMISYQHLPLATWLAIRALKNSRADGRLKAARMLGEMKNRRSMSFLVAALTDNCREVRRAAAWALGEIRDPFALPWLSHNARHDPHPAVRDEAIKAIGRIACPDSAEFLIDLIRRREHVEPSVRALAWLLSASARWISSKTLSAVLTLENQALAGGTEADDKSASLKNDLWYAQFLAEFELQRRQGNVRAGFNRLNDVN
- a CDS encoding saccharopine dehydrogenase C-terminal domain-containing protein; translation: MRICFKNKILLLGYGTIGRCFLPLLARHARVALKNITVIDAEDLRGPLQPWIQKGVVFRRERLTRQNLIRVLGRNVAPGGLIVDLSSNVDCLDILPWVSRNHILYINASLEDWLPGAKTRNQPHPNKSLYQKYVKLLEMKSFWPSGSGSATAVLDHGANPGLISHFVRRGLLDLAKRLLREGAIAGARAAKIERYAANRMFASLAMSLGVKAVHCSEQDTQTPVNPKNNDEFVGTWNPWGLAEEAVAPVEIGWGTHEKHLPPHAAIPCYGPQNQIVLSQMGLSTLARSWVPHREYVGMVIVHGESFTISNLLTVRKKNGGVRYRPTVCYIYLPANETMASLHELRCRGYQRQSERRIMRDDIRRGEDIMGALIMGHAYKSWWTGSILDIKGARRLLPNQNATAIQVGIGVVAAVLWMLKNPAAGLCFPEDLPCDEILDMARPYLGKFVSIPVPWTPLVNYRAFSRDNQPARPYGRNTWQFDNFLVKP